One window of the Natrinema sp. CBA1119 genome contains the following:
- a CDS encoding ketopantoate reductase family protein: MDIVVFGAGSLGSLVGGLLAREHDVTLVAREDHARAVRESGLRLEGAINSGPSRVFPVATTDGADLEADLAVVTVKSFDTASAAETLATGAFDAILSLQNGMGNEATLAARLEAPVLAGTATYGAILRDPGVVECTGRGDVVLGARAGKSSALADRIGEAFVAAGLETTVAEDMPRRLWEKLAVNAGINAVTALADVDNGAILEAPADDLARAAARETARVARSRDVDLSNRSALAALESVATDTAANTSSMRQDILSGRRTEIDAINGYVVDRAAQAGLEVPANRTLTTLVRTWERGRDLR; this comes from the coding sequence ATGGATATTGTCGTCTTCGGGGCCGGCAGCCTCGGCAGCCTCGTCGGCGGACTGCTCGCGCGCGAACACGACGTGACCCTCGTCGCGCGCGAGGACCACGCTCGCGCCGTCCGCGAGTCGGGACTGCGCCTCGAGGGCGCGATCAACAGCGGTCCCTCCCGTGTTTTCCCCGTTGCGACGACCGACGGGGCCGACCTCGAGGCCGACCTCGCCGTCGTGACTGTCAAATCCTTCGACACCGCATCAGCCGCGGAAACGCTTGCGACGGGCGCTTTCGACGCGATACTCTCGCTGCAAAACGGCATGGGGAACGAAGCGACGCTCGCGGCGCGACTCGAGGCCCCTGTACTCGCCGGGACGGCGACCTACGGCGCGATCCTGCGGGATCCGGGCGTCGTCGAGTGCACGGGACGGGGCGACGTCGTTCTGGGCGCTCGAGCCGGCAAGTCCTCGGCGCTCGCGGACCGGATCGGCGAGGCCTTCGTCGCGGCCGGCCTCGAGACGACCGTCGCCGAGGACATGCCCCGTCGTCTGTGGGAAAAGCTCGCGGTCAACGCCGGGATCAATGCCGTCACGGCGCTGGCGGACGTCGACAACGGGGCCATCCTCGAGGCGCCGGCCGACGACCTCGCCCGGGCGGCCGCTCGCGAGACGGCGCGGGTCGCCCGCTCTCGCGATGTCGACCTGTCGAACCGCTCGGCACTGGCTGCACTCGAATCCGTCGCGACGGATACGGCTGCGAACACGTCTTCGATGCGCCAGGATATCCTGAGCGGGCGGCGCACCGAAATCGATGCGATCAACGGCTATGTCGTCGATCGCGCTGCTCAGGCCGGGCTCGAGGTGCCGGCGAACCGGACGCTCACGACGCTGGTTCGAACGTGGGAACGCGGGCGCGACCTTCGGTGA
- a CDS encoding histidine kinase N-terminal 7TM domain-containing protein — MYSYVTFSALLSAIVGTSVAVWLLVRNESGRPAFAFGLFMLTMAVWSATHVGTLMSETVRWQLRFTQLSYVSVVFAPITWLVFALRYTDRSEWGSGRRIALLSVVPVLTLGFVFTARHHSLFYSSISLTEVGGRPFLETEPGPWHVVNVAYSYMLLLIGTGLLVDAALTNNRLYRRQSAVLLTCALTPWLVNGAYHIGVRPVPEIDPTPLAFTLVGIPLAALVLRTDLTTFVPIAHERVFRTLDDPVLAISPDDRILEANASAHSVLGADRPLEGVAAETVLPAELSDGEPFHLPLEATVSCSLPVDGETRRFLAQCRAIAPERAAGSRGAIVSLTDITVHLNQRDALAAKNDALETQTAKLELKNEQLERLASVVSHDLATPLATGESLLQLVRADLEGTDPELEQLLDELETVHDRLREFSAALPELARESTDVESPIECDLETVAEAAWNVVDTHDLTLVVESTRTVRADPRRLQQAFENLFQNCVEHGSASSRPRVGDGSERGSASSQRVESTTETGATTVRVGTLEADDAPRATARPDTSSPLPDRVGFYVEDDGPGIPFERREYVLRFGVSTGSGSGYGLAIVRTIVEAHGWSLAVVDSSQGGARFEVLDVE; from the coding sequence ATGTACAGTTACGTGACGTTCTCGGCTCTGTTATCGGCGATCGTCGGCACGAGCGTCGCCGTCTGGTTGCTCGTCCGGAACGAGTCGGGTCGCCCGGCCTTCGCGTTCGGCCTGTTCATGCTCACGATGGCGGTCTGGTCGGCCACCCACGTCGGAACGCTCATGTCGGAAACGGTGCGCTGGCAACTGCGATTCACCCAACTATCGTACGTGAGCGTGGTCTTCGCGCCGATCACCTGGCTCGTATTCGCTCTTCGATACACCGACCGAAGCGAATGGGGTTCCGGACGACGCATCGCGTTACTGTCAGTCGTTCCCGTACTGACGCTCGGATTCGTCTTCACTGCACGGCATCACTCGCTGTTTTACAGTTCGATTTCGCTCACCGAGGTCGGCGGCCGGCCGTTCCTCGAGACGGAGCCCGGCCCCTGGCACGTCGTCAACGTCGCCTACTCGTATATGCTGTTACTGATCGGAACGGGACTGCTGGTTGATGCGGCGCTCACGAACAACCGGCTCTACAGACGCCAATCCGCCGTCCTTCTGACATGTGCGCTCACACCGTGGCTCGTCAACGGTGCCTACCACATCGGTGTCAGGCCGGTCCCCGAAATCGATCCGACGCCGCTCGCGTTCACGCTCGTCGGGATCCCGCTCGCGGCCCTCGTCTTGCGGACGGACCTGACGACGTTCGTCCCGATCGCCCACGAGCGCGTGTTCCGAACGCTCGACGATCCCGTTCTCGCGATCAGCCCGGACGATCGGATCCTCGAGGCCAACGCCAGCGCACACTCGGTCCTCGGCGCGGATCGACCGCTCGAGGGAGTGGCTGCCGAAACCGTCCTTCCCGCTGAACTCTCCGACGGTGAACCGTTTCACCTCCCCCTCGAGGCCACCGTCTCGTGCTCGCTACCGGTCGACGGCGAAACGCGGCGGTTCCTCGCGCAGTGTCGAGCCATCGCTCCGGAGCGAGCGGCCGGCTCTCGAGGGGCCATCGTCTCGCTGACCGATATCACCGTCCACCTGAACCAGCGGGACGCACTCGCCGCCAAGAACGACGCGCTCGAGACGCAGACGGCGAAATTGGAGCTGAAAAACGAACAGCTCGAACGGCTCGCGAGCGTCGTCTCCCACGATCTCGCGACCCCGTTAGCCACCGGCGAGAGCCTGTTACAACTCGTTCGCGCGGACCTCGAGGGGACGGATCCGGAACTCGAACAGTTGCTCGACGAGCTCGAAACGGTCCACGACCGCCTCCGAGAGTTCTCGGCAGCACTCCCCGAACTCGCCAGGGAGAGCACTGACGTCGAATCGCCCATCGAGTGCGACCTCGAGACCGTCGCCGAGGCCGCGTGGAACGTCGTGGACACCCACGATCTCACCCTCGTCGTCGAATCGACGCGCACGGTGAGAGCCGATCCGCGTCGGCTCCAGCAGGCGTTCGAAAACCTGTTTCAGAACTGTGTGGAGCACGGCTCCGCGAGCAGTCGACCACGGGTCGGCGACGGTAGCGAACGCGGTTCGGCGAGCAGTCAGCGCGTGGAATCCACAACGGAAACCGGCGCGACGACGGTCCGCGTCGGGACGCTCGAAGCGGACGACGCTCCCCGGGCGACCGCGAGACCGGACACCTCGAGCCCGCTGCCCGATCGAGTCGGCTTCTACGTCGAGGACGACGGACCGGGGATTCCGTTCGAGCGGCGGGAGTACGTCCTCCGTTTCGGCGTCAGTACCGGCTCCGGTTCCGGATACGGACTCGCGATCGTCCGCACGATCGTCGAAGCCCACGGCTGGTCGCTCGCCGTCGTCGACTCATCGCAGGGCGGCGCGCGGTTCGAGGTGCTCGATGTCGAGTGA
- a CDS encoding DUF5783 family protein: MADFDPEKFEDKYANYFPELQQAYKNAFNRMNDRYDSQLVHAIDQQVLNESEPFYEGDGEFRIELPNDPHGRLSDVLVEEERFETVLEAHVEEIETELQRVFGFV; this comes from the coding sequence ATGGCCGATTTCGATCCCGAAAAGTTCGAGGACAAGTATGCCAACTACTTCCCCGAACTTCAGCAGGCGTACAAGAACGCGTTCAACCGGATGAACGACCGCTACGACTCCCAGCTCGTCCACGCGATCGACCAGCAGGTGTTGAACGAGAGCGAACCGTTCTATGAAGGGGACGGCGAGTTCCGTATCGAACTCCCCAACGACCCCCACGGACGACTCTCCGACGTGCTCGTCGAGGAGGAGCGCTTCGAAACCGTGCTCGAGGCCCACGTCGAAGAGATCGAAACCGAACTACAGCGCGTCTTTGGCTTCGTCTGA
- a CDS encoding alpha/beta fold hydrolase, giving the protein MSGTGVATIGDCRIAYRRAGTSGPPVVLCHGAGIDDATVSWRHAIDALADDYRVYALDWPEYGNSSGDVEHTVETYVDILEGFLETLPFERVSLAGISMGGGVALGYALANPDRVERLALVDSYGLGGRLSSALQWKFLSQIPGMTEFGKIAASTSTRSVRRVLASLVADADALPEPFVDDVRQKLMEPGSIQAFTEFQNNELSFSGRVATNFVDDLESLSVPTLLVHGEDDPLVPLEWSERAAERIPDAELEVIEDCGHWTPRERPDRFNERLRNWLPDPQRVPTPQYTKAGMPGVTRVSGD; this is encoded by the coding sequence ATGAGTGGGACCGGCGTCGCGACGATCGGTGACTGTCGGATCGCCTACCGGCGCGCGGGGACGAGCGGCCCGCCCGTCGTCCTCTGCCACGGCGCGGGGATCGACGACGCGACCGTCTCGTGGCGACACGCGATCGACGCCCTCGCGGACGACTACCGCGTCTACGCGCTCGACTGGCCGGAGTACGGGAACAGTTCCGGGGACGTCGAGCACACCGTCGAAACGTACGTCGATATCCTCGAGGGCTTCCTCGAGACGCTCCCCTTCGAGCGCGTCTCGCTCGCCGGGATCTCGATGGGCGGCGGCGTCGCGCTCGGCTACGCGCTCGCCAACCCCGACCGCGTCGAGCGCCTCGCGCTCGTCGACAGCTACGGGCTCGGTGGCCGACTCTCTAGCGCCCTCCAGTGGAAGTTCCTCTCGCAGATCCCCGGGATGACCGAGTTCGGGAAAATCGCCGCCAGTACGAGTACGCGAAGCGTTCGCAGAGTTCTCGCTTCGCTCGTCGCGGACGCCGACGCACTACCCGAGCCCTTCGTCGACGACGTCAGGCAGAAACTGATGGAGCCGGGCTCGATACAGGCGTTCACGGAGTTCCAGAACAACGAACTCTCCTTCAGCGGCCGCGTCGCAACGAACTTCGTCGACGACCTCGAGTCGCTGTCGGTGCCGACGCTGCTCGTCCACGGCGAGGACGACCCGTTGGTCCCCCTCGAGTGGTCAGAACGAGCGGCGGAGCGGATTCCGGACGCCGAACTCGAGGTGATCGAGGACTGCGGTCACTGGACGCCTCGAGAGCGGCCCGATCGGTTCAACGAGCGCCTTCGAAACTGGCTGCCGGACCCACAGCGGGTGCCGACCCCGCAGTACACCAAGGCGGGGATGCCCGGCGTCACTCGAGTCAGCGGCGATTAG
- a CDS encoding NifU family protein: MSTETQNDGDDLEDRVTNFLRRNFPQIQMHGGSAAIQDIDRENGEVSIALGGACSGCGISPMTIQAIKSRMVKEIPEIEKVNASTGMDGGEEEMGGMSPSFPGETVDDDGGEVDEGPEAPF, from the coding sequence ATGAGCACCGAGACCCAGAACGACGGGGACGACCTCGAGGACCGCGTGACGAACTTCCTGCGACGGAACTTCCCGCAGATCCAGATGCACGGCGGCAGCGCAGCGATTCAGGACATCGATCGCGAGAACGGCGAAGTCAGCATCGCCCTCGGTGGCGCCTGCAGTGGCTGCGGAATCTCGCCGATGACGATTCAGGCGATCAAGAGCCGGATGGTCAAGGAGATCCCCGAGATCGAGAAAGTCAACGCCTCTACCGGTATGGACGGCGGCGAAGAAGAGATGGGCGGCATGAGTCCGTCCTTCCCCGGCGAGACCGTCGACGACGACGGCGGCGAGGTCGACGAAGGGCCGGAAGCACCGTTTTAA